The sequence ATGTTTTTAatgtataattcattattatattaaaatataaataccaACTCTTTAACAACTATATGTTAATGTagcatataatatatattacatatcgAATTTTTTCTATCGATTTTACAGTGATTGTAGTTCGTATTAAGAtgtgaattaatttttctgttCTTTATCTCCGTTCGCGTAGGTTGTATATATGAACATTTTGATTTGAAATGAATATGACAAATGTTCACGTGTTTTGGGACTTGTACATTTAGGACCTAGAGATAAGGCAGTTGTTCgacaaataatataaatccTAGATTTTCAGTTGTTCTCATTAATAGaggatatataaaatacaagtGATATTTGAAACTTTACAATTTCAACCATATTAAAAAGTGTTACACGCTCAATCAAACAGATATAAAGAACgggatatttcaaatttttcactGTTCGTCCTTGTCTTTAGCACCGTGTTTTAAAATTCGGGTAAATTCTATATAGTCGAACATCGATCCTTTGATAGGTGCTTCTCGATACATTTCGTCCACATCGTCATCCGTAAATCTAGATACACAAAAAATGAACGATGAATTTCTTATTCATTTCAGTAGAATAATAAGGCATACTACatgcagaaataaaaattacctGTCTCCCATTGTAGTAAGTAATTCTCGAAGACGTTCTTCGTTTATGTGTCCAGTATTTTCTTCGTCGAAACAACCAAAGGCATTCTTAATTACATCTTCCGGATCTGTGCCTTGAAGTCTTTCACCGAATAAAGTTAAAAACATTGTAAAATTGATAGGTCCTGGAGCCTCATTCATCATTCCCTCCAAGTATTCGTCAGTAGGATTTTTACCtgaaacaaaaatcaattaccttgtaaaatttaaaaaatcgtcGCGATACGATAAATACTTGCTTAGCGTCTTACCTAACGAGGCAAGCATGTCGTGAAGGTCTTCTTTATCGATGAAACCATCGTGATTTTGGTCGATCATATTGAAAGCTTCCTTAAATTCAGCGATTTGAGCTTGATCAAACATCGCG is a genomic window of Bombus huntii isolate Logan2020A chromosome 1, iyBomHunt1.1, whole genome shotgun sequence containing:
- the LOC126870365 gene encoding myosin regulatory light chain sqh, which translates into the protein MSSRKTAGRRATTKKRAQRATSNVFAMFDQAQIAEFKEAFNMIDQNHDGFIDKEDLHDMLASLGKNPTDEYLEGMMNEAPGPINFTMFLTLFGERLQGTDPEDVIKNAFGCFDEENTGHINEERLRELLTTMGDRFTDDDVDEMYREAPIKGSMFDYIEFTRILKHGAKDKDEQ